Below is a window of Streptomyces sp. NBC_01429 DNA.
CGGACCCGGCGCTCGACGGGACCGTACGCCCGCTCCCGTATCTGCCCAGGGACGCGGACGCGGAGAACACGGCGGACCCGCGGACCGCGGGTACGGCCTACGGCGACCACCCGCTGGTACGGAAACTGGCCGAGCAACTGGCGGCGCGTCCGCTCATGGTCTACCTGCGTGAGCACCGCGACGGCGACGGGCTGGCCTGCGCCACCGTCGCCCTGGGCGCGGCCGGTATCGCGGCCCTGCACCTCACGCCGGGGCAACGCCCGGGGGACCACCGCCCCGGGGAGCACGCGCCGGTGGAACGGACATCGGGGGAGCGCCTCCCGTACCGGGAACTGCTCCGTGAGGCACGGCTGACCGGACGCGCGATCGTCGTCACCTCGCTGCCCGAGAGGCCCGAGGAGCTGGTCAGGGCGCTGGCGGTCAGCGATGTCCCGGTGCTGCTCGCCGACCCGCGCCCGTATGACCCGCAGTGGTGCGACGGCGGGCACGACCCGCTCGTGCTGGACGCGCCCCGGCAGCGCGCCGGCGATCTCGACGCCTGGCGGGCGGCGCTCGGCCCCGAGGAGCCGGGGTTCGACCTGGCGCCGGTCGTCGCCGCTTACCGGCTCGGGCCCGGCGGGATCGGCCGCGCGTCCCGCACGGCACTGGACCTCGCCGCGTTCGACGGCGCCGAGCTGTCCGCCGCGCATCTGCGGCTCGCGGCCCGTCAGCAGTCCGCTTCGGGCCTTGAGCGGCACGCGCGCCGTATCCGTCCCGACGTCGGCTGGAACGATCTCGTCCTGCCCGAGGGCCCGCTGACGCAGCTGCGGGAACTGGTCCTGCGCGCCCAGCACCGCGACCGGGTGCTCGGCGACTGGCGGCTGAGCGCGGGCGGCGGGCGCGGGCGGGGCGTGGTGGGGCTGTTCGCGGGCGATTCCGGTACCGGGAAGACGCTCTCCGCCGAGGTGGTCGCGGGTGAACTCGGCCTCGATCTCTACGTCGTGCAGCTTCAGTCCGTCGTGGACAAGTACATCGGTGAGACGGAGAAGAACCTGGAGCGGATCTTCACCGAGGCCGACCGTACCGACGCGGTCCTGCTCTTCGACGAGGCGGACGCGGTCTTCGGCAAGCGCTCCGAGGTCAGCAGCTCCAACGACCGCCACGCGAACATGGAGAGCGCCTACCTCCTCCAGCGCCTGGAGTCGTTCGACGGCATCGCCCTGCTGACCACCAACCTGCGCTCCAACATCGACGACGCCTTCACGCGCCGGCTGGACCTGGTGGTCGACTTCCCCTTCCCCGAAGAGGACCAGCGGCTGGCGCTCTGGCGGCACAGCCTCGCCCATGTCCCGTGCGCCGACGACGTCGATCCGGCGTCCTGCGCGCGGGACTTCGAGCTGGCGGGCGGCTCGATCCGCAGCGCGGTCGTCACGGCCGCGTACGCGGCGGCCGGCCGGGGCGACGGCGTCTCGACGGCGGACCTGCTGGCGGGTGCCCAGCGCGAGTACCGCAAGGCGGGCCGGCTGGTCCTGGACGACGCGACCTGGTAGGCGGCGCTCGTCCTGGTGGACCGCGTCCCCGCACCCGGCCGCTCGCGCCGCGGGCCCGTAGCCGCCGGACGGAGTGTGTCCGGCGGCCACGGGCCCGCGGGGGCGACCACCTGGGCCGATTACTCCACCGGCGCCGGGAGCCAGTCCTTGGCCGTCACCGTGCCAGCGGTGTTCTGTGCCTTGATCCAGCCCAACTGCAACTTCTTGAGCGTCGTGTTGTCGAGAAGCCCGTTCTGCTCGGCCCCGAACAGGCCCTGGTACTCCTTGATCCTGTTCGTGTCGCGCTGCGTCGGATTCTCCTTGAGCTGGACGCGCTTCGCCAGGTAGTCGATGTTGGCCTTCGTGTACTTGACCATCGACGCCAGGTCGCCGTCGTCGATCTCGGCCTGGGTGCCCCAGAGCAGGACGTTCCGCGCCCACGGCACTTCCGGGTTGGGCTCGTTCGCCTTCAGGGGCACCGAGGTCGCGTCGACCCAGTGGGCCGCCAGGAGCGCGGTCATCGTGCTACGGCCCAGGTTTCCGAGTCCGTCGTTCTCCGCCAGCCGGCTGAAGTCGCCGAACTCGGAGTCGTGGGCCTGCTGGAAGCACTTCAGCGCCTTCTCGGTCGCCGCGTCCAGCTTGCCCACCGCGTGCGCCTCGGTCAGCTTGCAGCCGCCCGCCCCCTCGACCAGCCGTACCTGGGCGAACTGTACGAAGAGGTTCGGCTGGTCCTCCGAGGTGAGGGGCAGCGGACCCCGCTCGACCTTCTCCTCCTCCTCGGCCTTCTCCTCCTCCTCTTCCTTGTCCCCGCCGTCCCCCTCGTCCGACGCCTTGGGCTCCTCGGCGGGCGCGGCGTCCTGCGTGGGCTTCTCGGCCGGCTTCTCCGGCGGCTCCTCCGGCAGCGCGGTGGCCGCCGTCTGCTGGAGCTTCTCCTGCGCGAGGGTGCGGACCGGTGCCTTGTAGGTGAACCAGAGCACGACGCCGGTGATGGTGAGCGCGAGCAGCAGACTCAGCGTGGTCATCATCCAGAGCGGCAGCAGGCTGCGCTGCACGTACGTCCCGTTCACCGCCAGGGGTTCGTACCCCGAGCGCCGCACCGACAGCCCGTACGGCCGCTCCTGCTTCTGCCCCACCCAGGTGATCTGCCGGGGCTTGAGCGTCGCGTCGACGAAGGCGGCGCGGCCGGGCTGGATCTGGACGTTGGACGGGACGATCTCGTACGAGAGCTGGTCGCTGTTGTCGCCGCCGCTGATCGACGCGGTGAGCGAGGTGTTGCCGAGGTTGTCGACGGCCAGCTTCGGCCGGCCCCTGAAGCGTCCCTTGACGGTCTGCGGGACCAGCTCGGCCCGCACCTCCATGAACGTGGTGAAGGTGACGTTCCCTTCGGCGACCGTACCGGCCGCGGGGTGCTCGGTCGGCAGGATGCGCACACCGTACGGATGCGGCCCCGCCGTCGCGTCCGGGGTACGGGGCGGGGCGAACGTCAGCTCCACGATTCCGGTGGTTCCCGGAAAGAGCCTGATGGACGGCGGTTCCACCGTGACGTACGGTGCGACGTCGCCGACCGCCTCGAAGCGGTACTCATCGACGACGTCGCCGGTGTTGCGCAGACGCAGACGTACGGTGCTGCTGCTGCCCGGGTCGACCGTGGTCGAGGCGGGCTCCAGGGAAGTCCAGATGGTCACCCGATGGACGTTACTGCCCACGGGGGAGGCGACAGCAGAGGCCGCGGGGTACCACCGCTGCCCGAAAAGGTGTCCCGCAATGCCCTCGAACCCCTCCGCGTAAACGCCCGGCCGAGAGGAAAGCGGCCACCTGCGCGGCTCCAGGCGGCCCCACGCCGCTCCACGCCGCTCCGCGCCCGAATGGTCACGCCGTCCTGACGACCGGAGAAGCGCGACCCGTAGCGGCCGATCACGGTCGCGCGGACGCGCGGGAGTTGCCCCCGTGGACATAATCGGTGCCCCTGATGAGGCACCTGAGGACGTTTACCCGGTCGCGCATGGGCCGCGAGGGTGAGACTGGTCTTGTATTGGTACCCCGAGGAGAGCAGAGCATGCCGTCTTACCTGTCGCCGGGCGTATACGTGGAAGAGGTGGCCAGCGGCTCTCGTCCGATCGAGGGGGTCGGCACCTCGGTGGCCGCATTCGTCGGGCTGGCGCCCGACGGTCCGCTGAACGAGCCGACGCTGGTCACCAACTGGACCCAGTACGTCGCCTCCTTCGGTGAGTTCACCGACGGCTACTTCCTGGCGCACTCGGTGTACGGCTTCTTCAACAACGGCGGATCGGCCGCCTACGTCGTCCGCGTGGGCGGGGCGCCCGGCGGAGTGACAGGCGCGCCTGGCGAGGGCTCCGACTCGCTGGGCGGGCAGCGCGGCCGGTCGGCCGTCGCCGCCGGTGGTGCGGCGCCCGCCGCGCTGACGGCCGGGGAGCCCGCGGCTCTCGGTACGTTCAAGGTGTCGGCCATCGCGCCCGGCGAGAGCGGCACGCTCAGCGTCGAGGTCGCGGACGCCGAGGGCGAGGGCCCCGCTGAGCGCTTCCGGCTGGTCGTCAAGGACGGCACGAAGCCCGTCGAGACCTTCGACGTCTCGGCGAAGAAGAGCGCCCGCAACTACGTGGTCACGCAGGTCAAGGAACGCTCCAAGCTGATCGCCGTCCAGGAAGCGGTCGCGGCTTCGCAGCTCGCCCGCCCGGACAACCAGACGGTCGCGCTCGCGGTTCCCGCCGCCGCGCAGACCCCGGCGGTCCCGGACGCGGTGGAGGGCGAGTCGGTCGGCATCGCCGAGTACCTGGGCGACTCCTCGGACCGTACGGGCTTCGGCGGTCTCGAAGCGGTGGACGAGATCTCGATGGTCGCCGTCCCCGACCTGATGGCCGCCTACCAGCGCGGCGCGATCGACCTGGAAGCCGTCAAGGCCGTCCAGCTCGGTCTGATCGCCCACTGCGAACTGATGGGCGACCGGCTGGCGATCATCGACCCGCCGCCCGGCCTCAACGCCCGGCAGATCCGGGTCTGGCGCCAGGAGACGTCCAACTACGACTCCAAGTACGCCGCCCTCTACTACCCGTGGATCAAGGTCTTCGACCCGGCCGGCGGCCAGACCCGGCTGATCCCGCCCAGCGGCCACATCGCCGGCATCTGGGCCCGCAACGACTCCGAGCGCGGTGTGCACAAGGCCCCCGCCAACGAGGTCGTACGCGGCGCTGTCGACCTGGAGATGCAGATCACCCGGGGCGAGCAGGACCTGCTCAACCCGATCGGCGTCAACTGCATCCGCACCTTCCCCGGCCGCGGTATCCGCGTCTGGGGTGCGCGCACCCTCTCCTCCGACCCGGCCTGGCGCTACCTCAACGTCCGCAGGTACTTCAACTACCTGGAGGAGTCGATCCTCAACGGCACGCAGTGGGTGGTGTTCGAGCCCAACGACCAGGCGCTGTGGGCCCGGATCAGGCGCAACATCTCCGCGTTCCTGGTGACGGAGTGGCGCAGCGGCGCCCTGTTCGGCGCCACGCCGGAGGACGCCTACTACGTGAAGTGTGACGCCGAGACCAACCCGCCGGAGTCGGTGGACCTGGGACGGGTCATCTGCCAGATCGGCGTATCGCCGGTCAAGCCCGCCGAGTTCGTGATCTTCCGGCTGGCGCAGTTCTCCGGCGGCAGCGGTGAGCTGGAGGAGTAGGACGTCCCCCGCCTCCGCACTCGCACCTGATCTCACGTACAGCCACAGGCACCAGCATCAGTAGAAGGAACGGTTTTCATGACTCTCTCTCAGGGTGATGCGCTCACTACCCATAACTTCGGCCTCCAGATCGACGGCGTCATGGTCGAGTACCTGCACGCCGTGGGCGAGGTGGGGATGGAGCAGGACGTCATCGAGTACCAGCAGGTCTCGGCGAACGGCCAGCCCATCACCAAGAAGATGCCCGGCGTGAAGAAGGCCGGCGAGACGACCGTCACGCGCGGTATGGAGCAGTCCGCCGCCTTCACCGAGTGGATCGCCGCCTCGCTGCGCGGCGACATGGGCTCGGCGCGCAAGAACGCGAGCATCATCTACATGGACTACCAGTTCAACCCGGTCAGGCGGCAGCACCTGCGCAACGCCTGGTGCAGCAAGGTGATGGGTGCCGGCGCGACGGCGGGCGAGGCCTCCGTGATGACCGAGACCGTCACGATCGTCTACGAAGAGCTGGTCACCGAGTAATGCGCCGCGGACCTATCAGGCCCGCCACCGACGCCGCTGCCGCCACCTCCGCTCCCGCGGACGTGGCGGCCCCGGCCGTCGTATCGGCGGAAGCAGCCCCCGTACGGCAACGGCAGGAGTTGCGGACCGAGTTCGCGTTCGAGCTGCCGCGCGGGTACGTGGACGACATGGGAACCGTGCATCGCGAGGGTGTGATGCGTCTGGCGACCGCCCGGGACGAGCTGATCCCGCTGCGGGACATGCGGGTGCAGGAGAATCCCGCGTATCTTTCGGTGGTGCTGCTCGGCCGGGTCATCACCCAGCTGGGCACCGTGGCACATATGCACGACGGCGTGGTGGAGAATATGTTCGCCTCCGACCTCGCCTTTCTGCAGGACTTCTACCGTCAGGTCAACGCCGAGGGCCACACCAGGGCCGGCGTGTCCTGCCCGCACTGCGAGCAGCCGTTCGAGGTCGAGCTCGGCGGGAGCCGCCTGGGGGAATCGTGACGTACGCGACCGACCGGATCCATGAGGAGATCGCGTACATCGCCTACCACTTCCACTGGAACCTGGAGAGCATCCTGGACCTCGAACACCGTGAGCGGCGGCGATACGCCGAGCAGATCGCCATGTTGGTGACGCGCGCTGCGACGGAGCGGTGATGGGCATATTCGACCGGCTCAAGGGCCGGGGCCGGGGCGGGAATCAGAGCCGGGGCCAGGACCGGGACCAAGGTGTGGCCGGGGGCGGGGACGGTACGGTACCGGGCCCCGCCCCTGAGGCGTCCGCCGGTGCCGGTGCTGATGTCGGTACGGGTGCCGGTACGGGTACGGGTGTCAGTACTACGGGTACTGGTACCGGTGTTTCGGGCGGGGGACGCGGCTGGGCCGCTCTGCCGCCGATCCAGCGTGCGACGCTCGCCCCTGCGCGGCAGACGGTCGCGTCCGCGGACTTCGCGGGGTCGCTGTCCAGCTGGCAGAACCACTCCTTCTCCGGGACGCTCTCGCACGCCGTTCTGGACGGAGCTCCGACCGGTCTCATCAGGGACGCGCTGTCGCCCGCCGTGCGGCCCAGGCCGGGCGGCCTCGGCGGGGCCAGGCTCTCCCTGCCGGTCGCAGTCGTCGACGACGGTGACGGTGAGGGCGGGAGCGGCGCGGGTGGCCGTGGTCCTGCTCAGGGGCCGACGGTCCAGCGTGCCGTGGGCCCGCGAGTCGCCGCCGTACGGCCCCGGCCGGGCCCCGCGCCCTCGGCGCTGACCCGGGCTTCCGCCCCGAACACGGTGCGGCGCAGGGTGCTTCCCGCGGTGCTGCCGAGCAAGGCGGCGCCCGTCCAGGCGGCCGCCGGGACTACCGGCACCGTTGGGACCGCTGGGACTACCGGGACTGCTGGGACTGCCGCGCGGACGCCCGCACGGGCGTTGACGTTTGACTCTTCCTCTTCCCCTACCTCCTCTTCCCCTTCCCCGTCTCCTTCCGCTGCGCCCGCTCCGAGGCCCGTCACTCCGTCGGCCGCCGCTCCTGTGCGGCGCTCCGAGGGAGACCAGGACGGCCCGCGCGGCGGCTCCGCGCGGATCGAGCCGCCGGGCCCCCGGCGGCCGGGTCCGACGGGTGCGCCGAAGGCGGCGCACCCGGCTCCGGTCGGAAAGGTCAGCACGGCCGGTGCGGCCGGTGCGGCCAGGATCTCTCCGGACCGGACTCCTCCGGCTCACCCCTCTTCGCTCCCCGTACAGCGCCGTGAGGCGAGCGCTCCCGGCCAGGTGCCCGGACCGGTGACCGGACCGGCGGCGCCCGGTGGGGCACCGTCCTCGGGGAGCGGATCGGCAGGCTCCACGCCGCCCCGGCGCCCCCTGCTCGGGGCCCCCTTGGCGGGACCGGTGGTGCCACCGGCTACACCGACATCGACATCGCCGACTTCACCGTCATCTACGTCACCGGTGCAGCGCCCTCGTGGCGTCGCCGGTCCCGTCGTACGGCCGACCGCGCAGGGACCGGCAACGCCCGCAGGCTCGCGCCCGGGTACCTCCGGGGGCGAAGTGCCTTCGGTACGGCCGACATCGGCGGCGGGCTCGTCCGCGCCGGGCCCGGCCTCAGGTTCTGCCGGGCGGGCGCGTGCGTCCAGCGGTGGCCAGGGCGGCGGAACCCCGGTCGCGCGCAGGACACCGGCGGCCGGGCCGGGAGCTGTTACGTCCTCGGCCGGTACGCCGGGGACACCTGCCTCCGGGGCCGGTACGTCCGGGGCCGGTACGTCCGCACCCCGGGCGACCGGCCGGCCGAGGCTGGGCGCTCCGCTGAGTGGCCCTGTCGGCGGCCCGGCGGCGATCCCGACGACCCCGGCGGCGCGGCCGCCGGTGCTTCGGCAGGCCGGTGGCGCGGCCCCGGGCGGCACCACCCCCGTACAGCGTGCGTCGGCGGCCGGTGGGCCGCCGAGCGCTCCGGTGCCGCCGTCCGTACAGCCGCCCGCGCGGTCCGCGCCGTCCGCGCCGTCCGCGCCGTCCGCGCCAGGGCCCGTCGCGCCCGCCATCGGTCCCGCACCGGCGTTGCCCGTGCAGCGACGGATCGCCTCAGACAGCGCGTCAACAGGTGGGAGCCGGCCGACGAGCGCCGGGTCCGGTTCGGCTGCCGGGGCCGGTTCCTCCAACTCCGCTGTCGTTCCAGGAACTTCCGGCTCCGGTACGGGTGCGCCCGGCGCTCCGACGCGTGCGCACTCCGCCATGGCCGCCGACACCACGGCCGGGAAGACCGCCGGTGCGCTGCCGGTGCAGCGGCTCGCCGCGCCCGGTGCCGGTGATGCGCCGCTGCCTGCGAGTCCGGCTGCGGTTCGCCGCTCCGGTCCGGCGCCCAGCGGTCCGGCACCGACCGGTCCGGCGGCTGCCGCCGGTAGTGCTGCGCCGGTGCCGAGTGCTCCTGTCCGGCGGCCTGGCGGCTCCGGCGGCGGCGCCACCGAGGCTGCCCCGCCGGTGAGTTCGACGCGGCCCGTCGTGGCGGACGGCTCCGGAGCCGTCCGTCCGGCCGGTGGGCCGCAGGTGCGGCGGGCTGCACTGCCCACCGCGCCGGTACAGCGGCCGGGAACGGCCTCGGGTCCGGTGTCGGGAACGCCTTCGGCCGTCCCGCCGGTGGGTGCCCCACGGTCGGTGCCCGTGGTCGGCGCCGGTCCTGCGCCCGGGAAGCCGGTGCGGTCCGCCGTCAACGACGTTTCCGCGTCCAGCCGTTTGGCCAGTGCGCTGCCGGTGCAGCGGTCGTCCCACGCCCAGACACCGCCCCGGACCTCGGCCCAGACACCGCCCCAGACACCGCCCCGGACCTCGGCCCAGACACCGCCCCAGACACCGCCCCGGACCTCGGCCCAGACACCGCCCCGGACTTCGCCCCGGATCGCGGCCCCGACTCCGGCCTCCGTCCCGGTCTCCGCCCCGGCCTCCGGCGCCCCCGCGGCCCCGGCCAGTGCCCCGGCCAGTGCCGTGACCAGTGCCGTGACCAGCGCCGCGTCGTCCGTGGGGCGGTCGTCCGCCGTCACCCTGGCGTCGGCCGACGCGCCGTCGGCGTCGCGGTCGTGGCCGGTGCCGGTCGCCCCGCTGGTGGGTTCCTCGCGGCCGGTCACGGCCGCCGGGTTCACGCCGCCGCCGGTGGGGCGCCAGTCCGCTGCCCCCGTCGCCGTGCCGGGCAATGCTCCGGCGGCCCCCTCGCCGCGACGCCTCGCGGCCCCTGCGGCCGGGTCCTCTCCGGTCGCCGTGCAGCGGGTCGCCGCTCCCGGGGCGTCCGCACGTCCGGGTGTCCGTAGCGCCGTGAAGCCCTCGAAGTCTCCGGCCCCCGCGCCGACGGGAAGGCCCGCCCCGACCGCCGTGCGGCTGCGCCGCGTTCAGGCCGCCGCCACGTCCGGCGCGGCCACGGGCACCGCCGGTGCACCGGCGGTCGCGGTCACCGGTACCGGCGGCGCTCCTGGGCACGCCGGGCACGCCGGGCACGCCGTACAGCGTTCCGCGTCGTCTGCGGTGTCGGCGCCGCCGCCCGCCGCCGTCCGTCCGCTCCCGCACATGGCCCCCAGCTCAGCGGCCGCCCCCGTCGTGCCGTCCGCGCCTGTGCAACTCGGCAACGAGGGCCACCATTTCAGCGGTGCGGCCGAGGCTTTTCCCGTCGTTCAGCGCTCCGCGACCGCGTCGGCGCCGCCCACCCCGGGCGGCATGGATCGCACGCCGGTGACGGGCGCTCCCGGCACCCCCACGGCTCCTGGTGCCCCCGTAGCCCCCGTAGCCCCCGGCCCCTCCGTAACGGCTCCCGTCCACAGCCCCGTCGTGTCCCTCGCACCCGCCCGGACCGCTCCGGCCGTGGCGCTGCCCGTGCAGCGGGCGCCCGCGACCCCGGCCGCGCAGCCCTCTCCGGCCCCAGTCTCCGCCCTGGCCCCCGCCCCTGCCCCAGTCCCCGTCCGGACGCCGACACCGGCCCCGGCCCCGGCCCCGGCCCGTGTGTCCACACCGCGCGGCACGTCCGTCGCCGTGCAACGGAAGGGCGGCGGAGCAGCGGGCTCCCGGGGCTCCGGCGGAAGAGCGCCTCTGGCGACGGGCAACTCCTCCTCGGGCGGGGGTTCCTCGGACCGGCCCCCGCCCTCGGTGACGAGCCGGTTCGAACCCCGTGAATTGAAGGAGGACCAGATGGCCGAGCTGGTCCAGCGGCTGATCGGGCCGATGACCCGGTTGCTGCGCACCGAGCTACGGCTCGACCGCGAGCGGATCGGCAAGCTGCGCGACCCACGCCATTGACGACACCGGCGCCCCCGCGCCACCGTCCGGCCCGCCGTGCGAGCCGAGCCGCAAGATCGCACGTCTCGCAAGACCGGCCCCGCCGGACACCCCGACCAACCGCACGTGGAACCGCAGGAAGGCGCCACCCGATGTCCCAGGAACTCGACGCAGGCTCCACCATCTTCTTCAACCTCACCATCGACGGTGAGAGCCTGGGCAACTTCAACGGTTGCGAAGGGCTCTCCTCCCAGGTCGAGATCGAGCAGCGGCAGGAGGGCGGCAACAACGGATTCGTCTGGCAGCTGCCCTCCCGTGTCACCTTCTCCAACATCACGCTGACC
It encodes the following:
- a CDS encoding DUF6760 family protein; translation: MTYATDRIHEEIAYIAYHFHWNLESILDLEHRERRRYAEQIAMLVTRAATER
- a CDS encoding phage tail sheath family protein — translated: MPSYLSPGVYVEEVASGSRPIEGVGTSVAAFVGLAPDGPLNEPTLVTNWTQYVASFGEFTDGYFLAHSVYGFFNNGGSAAYVVRVGGAPGGVTGAPGEGSDSLGGQRGRSAVAAGGAAPAALTAGEPAALGTFKVSAIAPGESGTLSVEVADAEGEGPAERFRLVVKDGTKPVETFDVSAKKSARNYVVTQVKERSKLIAVQEAVAASQLARPDNQTVALAVPAAAQTPAVPDAVEGESVGIAEYLGDSSDRTGFGGLEAVDEISMVAVPDLMAAYQRGAIDLEAVKAVQLGLIAHCELMGDRLAIIDPPPGLNARQIRVWRQETSNYDSKYAALYYPWIKVFDPAGGQTRLIPPSGHIAGIWARNDSERGVHKAPANEVVRGAVDLEMQITRGEQDLLNPIGVNCIRTFPGRGIRVWGARTLSSDPAWRYLNVRRYFNYLEESILNGTQWVVFEPNDQALWARIRRNISAFLVTEWRSGALFGATPEDAYYVKCDAETNPPESVDLGRVICQIGVSPVKPAEFVIFRLAQFSGGSGELEE
- a CDS encoding ATP-binding protein, with translation MSGPSSPLLERLAALRDRVAFLVERRSATDPTATDPMRGMYLTDDAVRHLLFGGPKGTDTSEQEAPQEPDGTDATSEPDGTDEPEAADDPYGAGPSPDDRLHRLAHLLRLSPLDTQILLVALAPDLDRTFEALYGYLNDDVTRRRATVALALDLCGVPAHSVAGRSRFHPSAPLLTRGLIEVEEPESPFLSRSLHVPDRVVAHLLGDDTPDPALDGTVRPLPYLPRDADAENTADPRTAGTAYGDHPLVRKLAEQLAARPLMVYLREHRDGDGLACATVALGAAGIAALHLTPGQRPGDHRPGEHAPVERTSGERLPYRELLREARLTGRAIVVTSLPERPEELVRALAVSDVPVLLADPRPYDPQWCDGGHDPLVLDAPRQRAGDLDAWRAALGPEEPGFDLAPVVAAYRLGPGGIGRASRTALDLAAFDGAELSAAHLRLAARQQSASGLERHARRIRPDVGWNDLVLPEGPLTQLRELVLRAQHRDRVLGDWRLSAGGGRGRGVVGLFAGDSGTGKTLSAEVVAGELGLDLYVVQLQSVVDKYIGETEKNLERIFTEADRTDAVLLFDEADAVFGKRSEVSSSNDRHANMESAYLLQRLESFDGIALLTTNLRSNIDDAFTRRLDLVVDFPFPEEDQRLALWRHSLAHVPCADDVDPASCARDFELAGGSIRSAVVTAAYAAAGRGDGVSTADLLAGAQREYRKAGRLVLDDATW
- a CDS encoding COG1470 family protein is translated as MTIWTSLEPASTTVDPGSSSTVRLRLRNTGDVVDEYRFEAVGDVAPYVTVEPPSIRLFPGTTGIVELTFAPPRTPDATAGPHPYGVRILPTEHPAAGTVAEGNVTFTTFMEVRAELVPQTVKGRFRGRPKLAVDNLGNTSLTASISGGDNSDQLSYEIVPSNVQIQPGRAAFVDATLKPRQITWVGQKQERPYGLSVRRSGYEPLAVNGTYVQRSLLPLWMMTTLSLLLALTITGVVLWFTYKAPVRTLAQEKLQQTAATALPEEPPEKPAEKPTQDAAPAEEPKASDEGDGGDKEEEEEKAEEEEKVERGPLPLTSEDQPNLFVQFAQVRLVEGAGGCKLTEAHAVGKLDAATEKALKCFQQAHDSEFGDFSRLAENDGLGNLGRSTMTALLAAHWVDATSVPLKANEPNPEVPWARNVLLWGTQAEIDDGDLASMVKYTKANIDYLAKRVQLKENPTQRDTNRIKEYQGLFGAEQNGLLDNTTLKKLQLGWIKAQNTAGTVTAKDWLPAPVE
- a CDS encoding phage tail protein, whose product is MTLSQGDALTTHNFGLQIDGVMVEYLHAVGEVGMEQDVIEYQQVSANGQPITKKMPGVKKAGETTVTRGMEQSAAFTEWIAASLRGDMGSARKNASIIYMDYQFNPVRRQHLRNAWCSKVMGAGATAGEASVMTETVTIVYEELVTE